The Methanobacterium sp. BAmetb5 genome includes a region encoding these proteins:
- a CDS encoding ATPase domain-containing protein, with product MERIKTGIDGIDQFTGGLPRGKSILLTGDAGSGKTIFGLQFALTSSKQNLKTVYITTEEDSDDLFTQGETFGWDIKSFTDNGMLRFIELAGVRARVTEAEISIDVGAMKGNFSKFLKDLPEDTETVVIDNIGSYTAKLTPYEFRDRFDLMVYELKKRNITALIILDSATSREFNEIALFSVYGAIKVMKRENPYTGRRERVMDIVKMRSTKTPTQFMTYEINNKGIEIVSGIENKD from the coding sequence TTGGAACGAATCAAAACAGGAATAGATGGAATAGACCAGTTTACAGGTGGACTTCCCCGAGGGAAAAGTATCTTACTCACCGGAGACGCAGGTTCAGGAAAAACCATATTTGGATTACAATTCGCCCTAACCAGCAGCAAACAAAACCTTAAAACAGTTTATATTACCACGGAAGAAGATTCCGATGATCTTTTTACACAGGGAGAAACTTTTGGTTGGGATATAAAATCTTTCACTGATAACGGTATGTTACGGTTCATTGAACTGGCTGGTGTCCGGGCCAGGGTAACTGAAGCCGAGATCAGTATTGATGTGGGAGCGATGAAGGGTAATTTCTCCAAATTCTTGAAAGACCTCCCTGAAGACACAGAAACAGTGGTAATTGATAACATTGGAAGTTACACGGCTAAACTCACTCCTTACGAATTCCGGGACCGTTTTGACCTCATGGTATACGAATTGAAAAAACGCAACATAACGGCACTCATCATCCTGGACAGTGCAACCTCCCGTGAATTCAATGAAATAGCACTGTTCTCAGTTTACGGGGCCATAAAAGTTATGAAACGTGAAAATCCCTACACTGGCCGCCGGGAGAGGGTTATGGATATAGTGAAAATGAGAAGTACCAAAACACCCACCCAGTTCATGACCTACGAGATCAACAACAAGGGTATTGAGATTGTTTCTGGAATTGAAAATAAGGACTAA
- a CDS encoding GGDEF domain-containing response regulator produces MSEVKILIVEDESIVAMDIKHRAEGLGYEVTAITPSGEEALENVVSNRPDLVLMDIVLKGEMDGIEAAQKIRDAYDIPVVYLTAYSDERTLKRAKITEPFGYIIKPFEDRELHSAVEVALYKHQMESKLKESEKWLSTTLESIGDAVIATDKEGKIKFMNPVASNLTGWSPDEAIGQTLSEIFRIVHEETGAPVDDPVVKVVENDSIIDLPHPVLLINKNGSEIPIDDSSAPIKDENGGIIGVALVFRDVTQRRREAKEREELLKDKARGELSSFMVSALPVFASNIPPQVRDNIARSFADRFEKNMKPRFLEEMEKCRTNKGDEALADSKMLFQCYLSWVGEFMSNLGIGTDSDVEGKKGHLNFDSCPWASEGTVSPIFCLICRVIVIRSFTWTSLHGHAEQSQCLLEGNNKCSFEFTLSWDDI; encoded by the coding sequence ATGTCTGAAGTTAAAATCTTGATTGTTGAAGATGAAAGCATAGTGGCCATGGATATTAAACACCGTGCTGAAGGCCTTGGTTATGAAGTCACGGCCATAACACCATCGGGGGAAGAAGCCCTGGAGAATGTAGTCAGTAACCGGCCAGATTTAGTATTAATGGATATTGTTCTTAAGGGAGAAATGGATGGTATTGAGGCTGCCCAAAAAATAAGGGATGCCTATGATATTCCCGTAGTATATCTAACTGCTTATTCTGATGAGAGGACCTTGAAACGAGCCAAAATCACTGAACCATTCGGTTACATAATCAAACCATTTGAAGACCGTGAACTCCACAGTGCAGTGGAAGTAGCCCTCTACAAGCATCAAATGGAGAGTAAACTCAAGGAAAGTGAAAAATGGTTATCCACTACCCTGGAAAGTATTGGTGATGCCGTTATTGCCACGGATAAAGAGGGTAAAATCAAATTCATGAATCCAGTGGCCAGTAATTTAACCGGATGGAGTCCAGATGAAGCCATTGGCCAAACGCTGTCTGAGATCTTCCGTATTGTACACGAAGAAACTGGTGCACCAGTTGATGATCCGGTGGTGAAGGTGGTTGAAAATGATTCTATAATCGATTTACCACACCCAGTTCTATTAATTAACAAAAATGGTTCAGAAATACCTATTGATGATAGTAGCGCTCCTATTAAGGATGAAAATGGGGGTATAATTGGTGTGGCTTTGGTTTTCCGTGATGTTACCCAGCGGAGAAGAGAAGCTAAGGAAAGGGAAGAGTTACTTAAGGATAAAGCCAGGGGAGAGCTTTCCAGTTTTATGGTAAGCGCCCTACCCGTATTTGCATCTAACATACCTCCCCAGGTGAGGGATAATATCGCCCGCAGTTTTGCCGACCGGTTTGAGAAGAACATGAAACCCCGTTTCCTGGAGGAAATGGAGAAATGCCGGACAAATAAGGGAGATGAAGCTCTAGCTGATTCTAAGATGTTATTCCAATGCTATCTCTCCTGGGTTGGTGAATTCATGTCCAACCTGGGTATTGGGACTGATAGTGATGTTGAAGGCAAAAAAGGTCATTTGAATTTTGATAGCTGTCCTTGGGCAAGTGAAGGAACTGTTAGCCCCATATTTTGTTTAATTTGTCGGGTGATTGTTATACGTAGTTTCACCTGGACTTCCCTCCACGGACATGCTGAACAAAGCCAGTGCCTTCTGGAAGGTAATAATAAGTGTTCATTTGAATTTACACTTTCATGGGATGATATTTAA
- the uvrC gene encoding excinuclease ABC subunit UvrC, which yields MSATISNPNDLPEKPGVYLFKDVKDEILYVGKAKSLKKRVKSYFKEEIEDPKTRVLMRHFHHLDYLVTDTEKEALILESNLIKKYLPRYNIRLKDDKRYPYLQITSEDYPRLLITRSVREDGSHYYGPFTDVTSVRSLLKLLKPVFQLRDCKRMDGPCLNYQIDLCPAPCSGQVSPEEYHENVEKVKMFLEGRQKEVMSLLREEMDQAARNHDFEKAVVIRDQLFSLGEVMEKQKMEFNRSLDQDVIASSNDGEVVVVVVFRVRQGKIMGKEDFLMEGAQDYSIPEILAAFIKQFYSGPRQLPAEILLPVMIEDKDIIEKWLSDKVQAGSPGKGDEGNYINVSSTGNEEGQLENHGVETDAILIHLRVPEEGLEHRLVQMVTKNASIILNHHKQARGALLDLKTYLKIPKIPRRIEAFDISNLAGEMAVASMAVFEDGKPSTNQYRKYKLETPGPDDYGMMREVLTRRYEKLKSKGETPPDLIVVDGGRGQLNVATEVLDSLDLKTGVIGLAKEFEQVFIPEVSIPLILPHNSPALHILQYVRDEAHRFAVKYHKNLRDKRLKSSPLDEIPGVGPKRKMNLLRHFGDLKSIQNATEDEIADVKSIDTNLARKIYYHLHQGEN from the coding sequence TTGTCGGCAACAATCAGCAACCCCAATGATTTACCAGAAAAACCGGGTGTTTACCTTTTTAAGGATGTTAAAGATGAGATTTTGTACGTTGGAAAGGCAAAATCCCTTAAAAAACGGGTTAAAAGTTACTTTAAAGAAGAAATTGAAGATCCAAAAACCCGGGTTTTAATGCGCCATTTCCACCACCTGGATTACCTGGTAACGGACACTGAAAAGGAAGCCCTTATTTTAGAATCTAACCTTATAAAAAAATATTTACCCCGCTACAACATCCGCCTCAAGGATGATAAACGTTATCCCTACCTTCAGATAACTTCCGAGGACTATCCCCGCCTGCTCATCACCCGTTCTGTCCGGGAAGATGGTTCACATTACTATGGTCCCTTCACCGACGTAACCTCAGTTCGAAGCCTGTTAAAACTTTTAAAACCAGTATTCCAGCTTAGAGATTGTAAACGTATGGATGGGCCCTGCCTCAATTATCAGATTGATCTGTGCCCGGCACCCTGCAGCGGCCAGGTTTCCCCGGAGGAGTACCATGAAAATGTGGAAAAAGTTAAGATGTTCCTGGAAGGCCGACAAAAGGAGGTTATGAGCCTTTTACGGGAAGAGATGGATCAGGCAGCCAGAAACCATGACTTTGAAAAGGCAGTGGTTATCCGGGACCAGTTATTTTCCTTAGGGGAGGTAATGGAAAAACAGAAAATGGAATTCAACCGCAGCCTTGACCAGGATGTTATTGCTTCATCCAATGATGGGGAAGTGGTGGTGGTAGTTGTCTTCCGAGTACGCCAGGGGAAGATCATGGGAAAAGAGGATTTTCTCATGGAAGGAGCCCAGGATTACTCCATCCCTGAGATATTAGCTGCTTTCATTAAACAGTTCTACTCTGGCCCCCGACAGTTGCCGGCAGAAATATTACTCCCGGTGATGATCGAAGATAAGGATATTATTGAGAAGTGGCTGTCGGATAAAGTACAGGCAGGGAGCCCTGGTAAGGGGGATGAGGGGAACTACATTAATGTATCCTCTACTGGAAATGAGGAGGGTCAACTGGAAAACCACGGAGTAGAAACAGATGCGATACTAATTCACTTGCGGGTGCCCGAAGAGGGATTAGAGCATCGTCTGGTTCAAATGGTTACCAAAAATGCCAGTATAATTTTAAACCACCATAAACAGGCCAGAGGAGCATTACTTGACCTTAAAACCTACCTGAAAATACCCAAAATTCCCCGTCGCATAGAGGCCTTTGACATATCTAATCTGGCTGGGGAGATGGCAGTTGCTTCCATGGCAGTATTTGAAGATGGTAAACCATCTACAAACCAGTATCGGAAGTATAAACTGGAAACACCAGGCCCAGATGATTATGGTATGATGAGAGAAGTATTAACTCGACGGTATGAGAAATTAAAGAGTAAAGGAGAAACTCCTCCGGATTTAATAGTGGTTGACGGTGGTCGCGGTCAGTTAAACGTGGCCACTGAAGTCTTAGATTCATTGGATTTGAAAACAGGAGTAATAGGCTTGGCTAAAGAGTTTGAACAGGTATTCATCCCTGAAGTATCTATTCCTCTTATTTTACCTCATAATTCACCTGCTTTGCACATATTACAGTATGTGAGAGATGAGGCCCACCGTTTTGCTGTGAAGTACCATAAAAACCTCCGCGATAAAAGGCTTAAAAGTTCCCCCCTGGATGAAATCCCTGGCGTTGGACCCAAACGTAAAATGAACCTCCTTAGACATTTTGGTGACTTAAAATCCATTCAAAATGCAACTGAAGATGAAATAGCAGATGTAAAGAGCATAGACACTAATCTAGCTCGTAAAATTTACTATCATCTCCATCAAGGGGAGAATTAA
- a CDS encoding DUF169 domain-containing protein has translation MLNTVNQIGKALRRAGRLETTPLCIYGQNDVPEDAKPLVSIDSCAAKALLIAATRKTPPLYLGHDGLKGVCMGGITWLGFARKISPYIRYFVSTGHENFRGGMAEHLKASPEIFDKFRESIGPITLPGKYLVMRSCEDFPPDAEGSEFDLRSVLCFGTGQQIRNLCSLIHFRTENPFNSIIAPFGPACATMVTYPAHMAEKTPEGTAFIGPLDPTGNRWFPEEYMALGIPLDLACTMYQDLEESFIVKNPDVAYPREREDLRPEK, from the coding sequence ATGTTAAACACCGTTAACCAAATTGGAAAAGCTTTAAGAAGAGCAGGGAGACTTGAAACCACACCTTTATGTATTTACGGTCAGAATGATGTTCCGGAAGATGCCAAACCATTGGTTTCCATTGATTCCTGCGCTGCCAAAGCCCTGTTAATAGCAGCCACCAGGAAAACCCCTCCCCTTTACCTGGGCCACGATGGCCTTAAGGGAGTGTGTATGGGGGGCATAACCTGGCTGGGGTTTGCCCGGAAAATATCACCTTATATTCGTTATTTTGTATCCACCGGCCATGAAAACTTCAGGGGAGGCATGGCCGAGCATCTAAAAGCCAGTCCCGAGATATTCGACAAATTCAGAGAATCAATTGGCCCGATAACTCTACCTGGCAAATATCTGGTGATGAGATCCTGTGAAGACTTCCCCCCTGATGCAGAAGGCTCGGAATTTGACCTTAGATCGGTATTATGCTTTGGAACTGGGCAGCAGATAAGAAACTTGTGCAGTTTAATTCACTTTAGAACAGAAAACCCATTCAACTCCATAATAGCTCCTTTCGGCCCGGCCTGTGCCACCATGGTCACTTATCCTGCCCACATGGCTGAAAAAACTCCGGAAGGCACGGCTTTTATAGGGCCACTGGATCCTACTGGCAACCGCTGGTTCCCTGAAGAGTACATGGCACTGGGAATTCCCCTGGACCTGGCCTGCACAATGTACCAGGATCTGGAAGAGTCATTCATAGTTAAAAATCCAGATGTTGCGTATCCACGGGAAAGGGAGGATTTAAGGCCAGAAAAATAG
- the uvrB gene encoding excinuclease ABC subunit UvrB, with protein sequence MRKFELVSNYKALGDQPKAIKSLSRGINKGMKHQTLLGVTGSGKTFTMANVIKEVQKPTLVISHNKTLAAQLYEEFKELFPNNAVEYFVSYYDYYQPEAYVPQSDTYIDKEASINEEIDMMRHSTTQSLLSREDVIVVSSVSCIYGIGAPEDYGNLVLQLEMGQQVEREEILAKLVEMQYERNDIDFSRGKFRVRGDVIEIFPAQGKTAIRVELFGDEVDGLSFIDHVTGQMNRQMDKIVVFPAKHFVTSPKKMDNAIKGIEEELEDRLRVLEAENKLVEAQRLEQRTRFDLEMLKEMGYCQGIENYSMHISGRKWGETPYSLLRYFPDDYLTIIDESHVTVPQIRGMYAGDRARKDVLVDYGFRLPSARENRPLNFEEFESLENQVIYVSATPGKYEMNLSQQVVEQIIRPTGLVDPKVILKPVQGQVDHLLTKIQEKTQKNQRVLVTTLTKRMAEDLTDYYARAGIKVRYLHSEISTLERIDIIDDLRRGEFDCLVGVNLLREGLDLPEVGLVGILDADKEGFLRSEPALIQTIGRAARNVEGQVVIYADKITDSVRNAVDITNHRRKLQLKYNEDHGITPRSTVRTLKEKPEKKEVIMRDDVEKMPKDELRLLIKDLKEEMKKAASRLDFEEAANIRDKILILEGVSK encoded by the coding sequence ATGAGAAAATTTGAACTTGTATCAAATTATAAAGCATTAGGAGACCAGCCTAAAGCTATTAAATCTTTATCCCGTGGAATAAACAAAGGAATGAAACATCAAACCCTTTTAGGGGTTACTGGCTCGGGTAAGACTTTCACCATGGCCAATGTAATCAAAGAAGTACAGAAACCAACTCTAGTTATATCTCATAATAAAACACTGGCTGCTCAACTCTACGAGGAATTTAAAGAGCTGTTTCCTAATAATGCCGTGGAATACTTCGTCAGTTACTACGATTATTACCAGCCCGAAGCCTACGTGCCACAGAGCGATACCTACATTGATAAAGAGGCATCTATCAACGAAGAGATTGATATGATGAGGCATAGCACCACCCAGTCTCTCCTTAGCCGGGAAGACGTTATTGTGGTCTCCAGTGTATCCTGTATCTATGGTATCGGTGCACCCGAAGACTATGGAAACCTGGTACTGCAACTGGAAATGGGACAACAAGTTGAACGGGAGGAAATACTCGCCAAACTGGTTGAAATGCAGTATGAAAGAAACGATATTGACTTCAGCCGGGGAAAATTCAGGGTAAGGGGAGATGTGATAGAAATATTCCCAGCCCAGGGAAAAACCGCCATCAGAGTGGAACTCTTCGGTGATGAAGTGGATGGCCTATCATTCATTGACCATGTAACTGGCCAGATGAACCGTCAAATGGATAAAATCGTAGTTTTCCCCGCAAAACACTTTGTAACCTCTCCTAAAAAAATGGATAATGCCATAAAAGGAATTGAAGAAGAATTGGAAGACAGGTTACGTGTTTTGGAAGCTGAAAACAAATTAGTAGAAGCCCAGCGCCTGGAGCAGCGTACCAGATTTGACCTGGAAATGCTTAAGGAAATGGGGTACTGCCAGGGGATTGAAAACTACAGTATGCACATTTCCGGACGTAAGTGGGGTGAAACCCCATACAGCCTATTGCGTTACTTCCCCGATGATTATCTGACTATTATTGATGAATCCCACGTTACTGTACCCCAGATCAGGGGTATGTATGCTGGTGACCGGGCACGTAAAGATGTTCTGGTTGATTACGGGTTCCGACTGCCATCGGCCCGTGAAAACCGGCCCCTGAATTTTGAGGAATTCGAAAGCCTAGAGAATCAGGTGATCTACGTATCTGCCACCCCTGGAAAGTATGAAATGAACCTGTCCCAACAGGTGGTGGAACAGATCATAAGGCCCACTGGCCTGGTGGACCCGAAAGTTATACTGAAACCAGTTCAGGGCCAGGTAGACCATTTACTTACCAAAATCCAGGAAAAAACTCAGAAAAATCAACGGGTTCTGGTAACCACCTTAACCAAACGCATGGCCGAAGACCTTACTGATTACTATGCCCGGGCAGGTATCAAGGTGAGATACCTCCACTCTGAAATCAGCACCCTGGAAAGGATCGATATCATCGATGACCTGCGCCGAGGCGAATTCGACTGCCTGGTGGGGGTTAACCTACTCCGGGAAGGTTTAGACCTTCCAGAAGTGGGTCTGGTGGGTATACTGGATGCCGATAAGGAAGGATTCCTTCGTTCAGAACCAGCACTGATACAGACCATTGGCCGTGCTGCCCGTAATGTGGAGGGCCAGGTGGTTATCTACGCCGATAAAATAACTGATTCTGTCCGTAACGCAGTTGATATCACCAACCATCGACGGAAATTACAGTTGAAGTACAATGAAGATCACGGAATTACTCCCCGCAGCACAGTACGTACCCTGAAAGAAAAACCCGAGAAAAAAGAGGTTATAATGCGTGACGATGTGGAAAAAATGCCCAAGGACGAACTTCGCCTGCTTATAAAAGATTTGAAGGAAGAAATGAAAAAAGCAGCCAGTCGACTGGATTTCGAAGAGGCAGCCAACATCAGGGACAAAATACTGATTCTGGAAGGAGTTTCCAAATAA
- the uvrA gene encoding excinuclease ABC subunit UvrA: MMNNKKDNILIKGAREHNLKNIDLEIPRDKFVVITGLSGSGKSSLAFDTIYAEGQRRYVESLSAYARQFLGQMKKPEVDYIEGLSPAISIDQKTTRMNPRSTVGTVTEIYDYLRLLFARIGTPHCHQCGQPISQQTAGQIVDGILQKEEGTKVQILAPLIRDRKGEHQKIFEDLRRKGFVRVRVDGEVHSLDHEFQLEKNFKHSIEVVVDRLVIRYDRDFETRLADSVETALELGEGLLIAVYGSGEDVTEKIYSEHFACTDCGINFEEMSPRMFSFNNPHGACPECNGLGSKMEIDADLVVPDPALSLNEGAILPWSKSKHRDNYYGQMLQAVADHYGFSMDTPFQDLPTKYQEIILYGSPDKVEFVFQRKNRLHRVNRYFEGVVRRMERIYMETKSNYMRSYMGHFMSDRKCPACNGTRLRPESRSVTVGGMTIPQVVEMPIKSSYDFFESLKLSKREQFIGQEVLKEIKERLKFLKDVGLDYITLARSSGSLSGGEAQRIRLATQIGSGLVGVLYILDEPSIGLHQRDNHRLIETLKKLRDIGNTLIVVEHDEDTILHADYVVDIGPGAGEHGGWITATGTPQEIMENPDSITGHYLSRQETIPLPSSRTPPNGKYLTVKGAREHNLKNIDVDFPLGVFTCITGVSGSGKSTLINDVLYKGLYGTLNHKHMNPGKHDDITGKEYVNKVIIIDQSPIGRTPRSNPATYTGVFTYIREIFAQTPTAKKRGYKPGRFSFNVKGGRCEACTGDGIIKIEMHFLADVYVPCEVCKGKRYNKETLDVRYKGKNISEVLDMTVEEALEFFENIPRIKKKLQTLDDVGLSYIKLGQPATTLSGGEAQRVKLAKELSRQSTGRTLYILDEPTTGLHFADIKKLLEVLERLRDGGNTVIVIEHNLDVIKTADHIIDLGPEGGDGGGTVVAQGTPEEIAASGSHTGKFLSDILNPDKNLVSERETLNPDVKSEEELSESGSENRAK, from the coding sequence CTGATGAATAATAAGAAAGATAATATTTTAATTAAAGGGGCCAGGGAACACAACCTTAAAAATATTGACCTGGAGATTCCCCGTGACAAATTCGTGGTGATCACCGGGTTAAGTGGTTCTGGGAAGTCCTCCCTGGCCTTTGACACCATCTATGCCGAAGGACAGAGGCGTTACGTGGAATCCCTCTCGGCCTATGCCCGGCAGTTTCTGGGCCAGATGAAAAAGCCAGAAGTGGATTACATTGAAGGACTGTCACCCGCCATATCTATTGACCAGAAAACAACACGAATGAACCCCCGTTCCACTGTGGGGACTGTGACTGAAATATACGATTACCTCCGGCTCCTGTTTGCCCGGATTGGGACTCCCCACTGTCACCAGTGTGGTCAACCCATTAGCCAGCAGACCGCCGGCCAGATTGTGGACGGTATTCTGCAAAAAGAAGAAGGAACCAAGGTACAGATTTTAGCACCATTAATCCGGGATAGGAAGGGTGAACACCAGAAAATATTTGAAGACCTTCGGCGTAAGGGATTTGTCCGGGTGCGGGTGGATGGGGAAGTCCACAGCCTGGACCATGAGTTCCAGCTGGAGAAAAACTTCAAGCACAGCATAGAAGTGGTGGTGGACCGGCTCGTTATCAGATACGATCGTGACTTTGAAACCCGTCTGGCAGATTCTGTGGAAACTGCCCTGGAACTGGGTGAAGGCCTCCTAATTGCAGTTTATGGTAGTGGTGAGGATGTAACCGAGAAGATCTACAGTGAACACTTTGCCTGCACAGACTGTGGAATCAACTTCGAGGAGATGAGCCCCCGGATGTTCTCCTTTAACAATCCCCACGGGGCCTGCCCCGAGTGTAATGGGTTGGGGAGTAAAATGGAGATTGATGCTGATCTGGTGGTTCCTGACCCGGCATTATCTTTAAATGAAGGAGCTATCCTGCCCTGGAGTAAATCCAAACACCGTGATAACTACTACGGACAGATGTTACAGGCAGTAGCTGACCACTACGGTTTCAGCATGGACACCCCCTTCCAGGATCTACCCACCAAATACCAGGAGATTATACTCTACGGTTCACCGGATAAAGTGGAATTTGTTTTCCAGCGAAAAAATCGCCTGCACCGTGTTAACCGCTATTTTGAAGGAGTAGTGCGGCGTATGGAACGTATTTACATGGAGACCAAATCCAACTACATGCGCAGTTACATGGGCCATTTCATGAGTGACCGTAAATGTCCGGCCTGTAACGGAACCCGGCTGCGGCCCGAAAGCCGTAGCGTAACTGTGGGTGGTATGACCATCCCCCAAGTAGTGGAGATGCCCATTAAAAGTTCCTATGATTTCTTTGAATCATTAAAATTATCCAAAAGGGAACAGTTTATTGGTCAGGAAGTTTTGAAAGAGATAAAAGAACGCTTGAAGTTTTTAAAGGATGTAGGTCTGGACTACATTACCCTGGCCCGATCTTCAGGAAGTTTATCTGGGGGTGAGGCCCAGAGGATACGCCTGGCCACCCAGATCGGTTCCGGGCTGGTGGGTGTGCTGTATATCTTGGATGAACCCAGTATTGGCCTGCACCAACGGGATAACCACCGCCTCATTGAAACCCTTAAGAAGTTGAGGGATATCGGTAACACCCTCATTGTGGTAGAACACGATGAAGACACCATATTACACGCAGATTATGTGGTTGATATTGGTCCCGGTGCCGGAGAACATGGTGGCTGGATTACTGCCACTGGAACTCCTCAGGAGATAATGGAAAACCCTGATTCTATAACCGGCCATTACTTATCACGGCAGGAAACCATACCTCTGCCTTCGTCACGTACACCTCCTAATGGTAAGTACTTAACAGTTAAGGGTGCCCGGGAACATAACCTGAAGAACATCGATGTGGACTTCCCCCTGGGTGTGTTCACCTGCATCACCGGTGTTTCTGGTTCCGGGAAAAGTACCCTCATCAACGACGTGCTCTACAAGGGATTATATGGAACTCTTAACCATAAACACATGAACCCTGGTAAACATGACGATATAACCGGTAAAGAATACGTGAATAAAGTCATTATCATTGATCAGTCCCCTATTGGACGTACACCCCGTTCCAATCCAGCCACCTACACTGGTGTGTTCACCTACATCCGGGAAATATTCGCCCAGACACCCACTGCCAAAAAACGTGGCTACAAACCAGGAAGGTTCAGTTTCAATGTTAAAGGTGGAAGGTGTGAAGCCTGTACCGGTGATGGTATAATAAAAATTGAAATGCACTTCTTGGCCGATGTTTACGTTCCCTGTGAGGTTTGTAAGGGTAAACGATATAACAAGGAAACTCTGGATGTGCGTTACAAGGGTAAAAACATTTCAGAAGTCCTGGACATGACTGTGGAAGAAGCTCTGGAGTTCTTTGAGAACATCCCCCGTATAAAGAAGAAACTGCAGACCCTGGATGATGTGGGTTTAAGTTACATCAAACTGGGACAGCCCGCCACTACTCTCTCCGGTGGAGAAGCCCAGAGGGTGAAACTGGCCAAGGAGTTGAGCAGACAGAGCACGGGGCGCACCCTGTACATTCTGGATGAACCCACCACTGGATTACACTTTGCAGATATTAAAAAGTTACTGGAAGTACTGGAAAGATTGCGTGACGGTGGAAACACGGTAATAGTTATTGAACACAACCTGGATGTTATCAAAACCGCAGATCACATCATTGATCTGGGACCCGAAGGTGGTGATGGTGGTGGAACAGTTGTTGCCCAGGGAACACCAGAAGAAATAGCCGCCAGTGGTTCCCACACTGGAAAATTCTTAAGTGACATCCTGAACCCGGATAAAAATTTGGTTAGTGAAAGGGAAACCTTAAATCCAGATGTTAAATCGGAAGAAGAATTGAGTGAGTCTGGCTCCGAAAACAGGGCCAAATAA
- a CDS encoding ATP-binding protein: protein MVSNAVMLTFLYAIEPVYNVLNMSLSEDYFRLLMLIVVVVLVAILAERIEKIRKLNELNQKLKIQTDKLEDANQELEAFAYSVSHDLRVPLRAIDGFSRILVEDYEDKLDEEGIRLLNIVRDNTAKMGHLIDDILLLSRASRQEMKLNELDMTALANSVYQEFQTDVEGRDIQFTVGDLPHAYGDRAMMGQVFQNLIGNAIKFTRSRNPALIEVGGEVKDKELVYYVKDNGAGFDMKYINKLFGLFQRLHSPEEFEGTGVGLSIVQRVIRRHGGRVWGEGSVDEGATIFFALPKDMPKQK from the coding sequence ATGGTCTCCAACGCGGTGATGCTGACTTTCTTATATGCCATAGAACCCGTATACAATGTTTTGAATATGTCCCTCAGTGAGGATTATTTCCGTTTATTAATGTTAATTGTGGTAGTGGTTCTGGTAGCTATTCTCGCCGAAAGAATTGAAAAAATAAGAAAATTAAATGAATTAAACCAGAAATTAAAAATTCAAACTGATAAACTGGAAGATGCTAATCAGGAACTGGAAGCATTTGCTTATTCGGTATCACACGATTTGAGAGTTCCATTAAGAGCCATAGACGGCTTTTCCCGCATACTGGTAGAGGATTATGAGGACAAACTGGACGAAGAAGGGATAAGGCTCCTTAACATTGTAAGGGACAACACCGCTAAAATGGGACATCTCATTGACGATATTCTGTTATTATCCCGGGCCAGCCGCCAGGAAATGAAACTCAATGAACTGGACATGACTGCCCTGGCCAACAGTGTTTACCAGGAATTCCAGACTGATGTGGAAGGAAGGGATATCCAGTTCACTGTGGGTGACCTGCCCCATGCCTACGGTGACCGGGCCATGATGGGCCAAGTATTCCAGAACCTCATTGGAAACGCCATAAAATTTACCCGTAGCCGAAACCCAGCCCTAATTGAAGTAGGGGGAGAAGTAAAAGATAAGGAACTGGTTTACTATGTCAAAGATAATGGTGCGGGTTTTGACATGAAATACATCAACAAATTATTCGGACTTTTCCAGAGATTACACAGCCCAGAAGAGTTCGAAGGAACTGGTGTAGGACTTTCCATAGTACAAAGGGTTATTAGACGGCATGGAGGCCGTGTGTGGGGTGAAGGATCCGTGGATGAAGGTGCAACCATCTTCTTCGCCCTCCCTAAAGATATGCCCAAACAAAAGTGA
- a CDS encoding response regulator, producing MDLEEADILLVEDNPTDAELTMRALKRKNLANQVVWVKDGAEALDFIFATGQFAHRNVENFPKLILLDLRMPKIDGLEVLQRIKADERTNRIPVVVLTSSQEDRDIVESYKLGVNSYVSKPVEFDDFIEAVSTLGFYWMLINNPPND from the coding sequence ATGGATTTAGAAGAGGCTGATATTTTACTGGTGGAAGATAACCCTACCGATGCCGAGCTTACCATGAGGGCACTAAAAAGGAAAAATCTAGCCAACCAGGTAGTATGGGTAAAGGACGGAGCAGAAGCCCTTGATTTTATATTTGCCACAGGTCAGTTTGCCCACCGAAATGTGGAAAACTTTCCAAAACTCATATTATTAGATCTGAGAATGCCTAAAATAGATGGGCTGGAAGTACTGCAGCGGATCAAAGCTGATGAACGAACCAACCGCATCCCCGTGGTTGTTTTAACTTCATCCCAGGAAGACCGGGATATTGTGGAAAGCTACAAGTTAGGAGTAAATAGTTACGTCAGCAAACCCGTAGAATTCGATGATTTCATCGAAGCAGTATCCACCCTCGGATTTTACTGGATGTTAATTAACAATCCCCCTAATGATTAA